One region of Polynucleobacter paneuropaeus genomic DNA includes:
- the fabG gene encoding 3-oxoacyl-ACP reductase FabG yields MGERLKDKVAIITGAAKGIGFATAKRFAEEGAKVMIADISMEAVKTAAAQIPNAEAFVVNVTDRASIQIALDQILERHGQIDILINNAGITQDARLIKMTEAQFDAVIDVNLKGVFNCTQLVVPHMLEKGKGAVVNASSVVGIYGNFGQTNYSATKFGVIGFTKTWARELGAKGIRVNAVCPGFISTEMVKAMPDNILQDIEKRSWLGRLGTPEEMANVYLFLASDEASYVNGVALEASGGISL; encoded by the coding sequence ATGGGTGAAAGACTAAAAGATAAAGTAGCCATCATTACTGGTGCCGCTAAGGGAATTGGTTTTGCTACAGCAAAGCGTTTTGCGGAGGAGGGCGCTAAGGTCATGATTGCTGATATCAGTATGGAAGCAGTCAAGACAGCTGCTGCCCAGATTCCGAATGCGGAAGCTTTTGTAGTGAATGTGACTGATCGGGCGAGTATTCAGATAGCACTCGACCAAATTCTTGAGCGTCATGGACAGATCGATATTTTGATCAATAACGCTGGCATTACACAAGACGCAAGATTAATCAAAATGACCGAGGCTCAGTTTGATGCCGTTATTGATGTCAATTTGAAGGGTGTTTTTAATTGCACTCAACTCGTTGTGCCGCATATGTTGGAAAAAGGTAAGGGCGCTGTTGTCAATGCCTCAAGCGTAGTTGGTATCTATGGAAATTTTGGGCAAACCAATTACTCAGCAACGAAGTTTGGAGTGATTGGATTTACAAAGACCTGGGCTCGGGAACTCGGCGCTAAAGGCATTCGGGTGAACGCAGTTTGTCCTGGTTTTATCTCAACCGAGATGGTCAAAGCGATGCCAGACAATATCCTCCAAGATATCGAAAAGCGGAGTTGGTTGGGGCGTTTGGGTACGCCAGAGGAAATGGCAAACGTCTATTTATTCTTGGCAAGCGATGAAGCTAGTTATGTCAATGGCGTGGCACTCGAAGCCAGCGGCGGAATTTCCCTATAA